A section of the Flavobacterium sp. CG_23.5 genome encodes:
- a CDS encoding T9SS type B sorting domain-containing protein: MKKILLLLFSFFSIVSYSQYTLIPDPEFEWYLIYNGYDIGAIDGKVLTSKIEVIKEIYFFPGAANINITDLTGIENFKALEKLNCTNCNLTTLDLSKNIFLTDLICDNNKLTSLNVIGCANLKSINCSGNQFTSLDFSQTINLKSLYCRNSKLSVLNLNTNITYLDCSYSNLSTLDLSKCTLLESLVCPDNQFKNMDISKNINLTDLSCYNNQLINLDVSKNIKLRSFSCQNNQLKNLDITSNLNLLFFICSSNQLTNLDISQNTKLTNLNCSSNQLSNLDISNNTNLSELLCTNNQIISLDIFKNINLVALYCFDNKLTSLNTNSNLQLKILYCHNNLITSLDVSLNNNLEIFRCANNQLTYLDLRNNQSMNWWNDTSYWTNNPKLNCIYVLDASFFNYFFSNRKDATANYVDGNPPQFESTIQTICSKQNPTIKDIVVSGNNIKWFDSINGVNELPETTLLVEGVTYFAMNTSVGCESLKSAITISLKDTPRPSALSPQNLCKASNLTLVNLNVTGSLIKWYTAINGGSLLPETTPLNNGTTYYASQTNNGCESPRVPVLVNFLRVASPVTQSSQSFCNQQKAILSDIVISGQNVKWYDSSNNGNQLPNSTLLQNGSTYFATQTISGCESDRTPVIITIKPNPTPSLPSPQNFCIQQNATLNNITIAGQNIKWYDILTNGNLLLNTTSLQNGTTYYASQTINGCESERIPVVVNIQNTPAPTGNASQSFCSSQNATLNDIAINGTSIKLYMAATNGTPLASSTLLQDGITYYATQTINDCESLSRLGVTISLINTLNATNYSETICDDQNNGNEIVNLKSYNSNLIGSTGNTFGYYTSANAAGNQITTSQITNFSNYNLTLGKHSVYVRIDSPNSCHQIVELQITLVSKPIINIPNIVPICENNTITIDAGSGSDTYLWSNGASTSSITVSNPGDFSVIVSKNYGTTSCSSTKNFTVKKSNIATITSIETKDWTDNENSITAYVTGAGDYEYSIDGIYFQNSNQFLNVHKGEYTVEVRDKNGCGTATDEVYLLMFPKFFTPNGDGYNDTWSIHFSDLEIGLTVKIFDRYGKFIKELIQNATWNGTFNGQELPATDYWFVVTRANGKEYRGHFSLKR, encoded by the coding sequence ATGAAAAAAATTTTACTATTACTATTTTCCTTTTTTTCAATAGTATCATATTCACAATATACCTTAATTCCTGACCCTGAATTTGAATGGTATCTGATTTATAACGGTTATGATATTGGAGCCATTGATGGCAAAGTGCTTACATCAAAAATAGAAGTTATTAAAGAAATCTATTTCTTTCCTGGGGCAGCAAATATTAACATCACAGATTTGACTGGGATAGAAAATTTTAAAGCTTTAGAAAAATTAAATTGTACCAATTGTAATTTAACTACTTTAGATTTAAGCAAAAATATTTTCCTAACTGATTTAATTTGTGACAATAACAAATTAACAAGTTTAAATGTGATAGGATGTGCTAATCTTAAATCAATTAACTGCAGTGGAAATCAATTTACCAGTTTGGATTTTAGCCAAACGATTAATCTAAAATCCTTATACTGTAGAAACAGTAAATTAAGCGTTTTAAATTTGAACACTAATATAACCTATTTAGATTGTAGCTATAGCAATTTAAGCACTTTAGATCTTTCCAAATGTACTTTATTAGAGTCTTTGGTCTGTCCAGATAATCAATTTAAAAATATGGATATTTCAAAGAATATTAATTTAACTGATTTATCTTGTTATAACAATCAACTTATAAATTTAGATGTTTCAAAAAATATTAAACTAAGAAGTTTTTCTTGTCAAAACAATCAATTAAAAAATCTAGATATTACAAGCAACCTTAATTTATTGTTTTTTATTTGCTCCAGCAATCAATTAACCAATTTAGATATATCCCAGAATACCAAACTTACCAATCTAAATTGTTCTTCAAATCAGCTATCAAATTTAGATATATCAAATAACACAAATTTATCAGAATTGTTGTGTACTAATAACCAAATTATAAGTTTAGATATTTTTAAAAATATTAATTTAGTAGCTTTATATTGTTTTGATAATAAATTAACAAGCCTCAACACAAACTCAAATCTGCAATTAAAAATTTTATACTGTCATAACAATCTAATTACTAGTCTCGATGTTTCTTTGAATAATAATTTAGAAATATTTAGATGTGCAAATAACCAGCTTACCTATTTAGACCTGAGAAATAACCAAAGTATGAATTGGTGGAATGACACTTCCTATTGGACAAATAATCCAAAACTAAATTGCATTTATGTCTTAGATGCTTCTTTTTTTAACTACTTTTTCTCAAATAGGAAAGATGCTACTGCTAACTATGTTGATGGAAACCCTCCTCAATTTGAATCTACAATACAAACAATATGCTCAAAACAAAATCCTACTATAAAAGACATTGTAGTTAGCGGCAATAATATCAAATGGTTTGACTCTATTAATGGGGTTAATGAATTACCAGAAACTACTTTATTAGTGGAAGGAGTCACTTATTTTGCAATGAATACCTCAGTTGGTTGTGAAAGTTTAAAAAGTGCAATTACAATAAGTCTAAAGGACACTCCTCGCCCCTCAGCATTATCACCGCAAAACTTATGTAAAGCGTCTAATCTAACTTTAGTAAATCTGAATGTAACTGGAAGTTTAATTAAATGGTACACTGCTATAAATGGCGGTTCTCTTCTACCAGAAACTACACCATTAAATAATGGCACTACTTATTATGCTTCCCAAACTAATAACGGATGTGAAAGTCCTAGAGTTCCTGTTTTAGTGAATTTCCTCCGTGTTGCTTCACCTGTAACCCAATCATCCCAAAGCTTTTGCAATCAGCAAAAAGCAATTTTATCAGATATTGTTATTTCTGGACAAAATGTAAAATGGTACGATTCTTCAAATAATGGCAATCAACTACCAAATTCAACTTTGTTGCAAAACGGCAGCACTTATTTTGCGACACAAACGATTAGCGGTTGCGAAAGTGATAGAACTCCAGTAATAATTACTATAAAACCCAACCCAACACCTTCATTACCTTCTCCCCAAAACTTCTGCATCCAACAAAATGCAACTTTAAACAATATCACTATCGCAGGACAAAACATAAAATGGTATGACATTTTAACAAATGGAAACCTCTTATTAAATACAACTTCATTACAAAATGGAACCACATATTACGCATCACAAACCATAAACGGATGCGAAAGCGAAAGAATTCCAGTTGTCGTAAATATCCAAAATACTCCTGCACCAACTGGAAATGCAAGTCAATCATTTTGTTCCAGTCAAAACGCCACTTTAAATGATATTGCCATCAACGGAACTTCCATTAAATTGTATATGGCTGCCACAAATGGAACTCCTTTAGCAAGCTCAACTTTACTACAAGATGGAATTACCTATTATGCGACACAAACAATAAATGATTGTGAAAGTCTGAGTAGACTGGGAGTTACAATTTCCTTAATCAACACTTTGAACGCTACTAACTATTCTGAAACTATTTGTGACGATCAAAATAACGGCAATGAGATAGTAAACTTAAAAAGCTATAACTCAAACCTTATTGGTTCAACCGGAAATACATTTGGATATTATACTTCGGCTAACGCTGCCGGAAACCAAATCACCACAAGCCAAATCACCAATTTTAGCAACTATAATTTGACATTGGGAAAACATTCCGTTTACGTCAGAATTGATTCGCCAAACTCTTGTCACCAAATTGTAGAATTACAAATAACTTTGGTTAGCAAACCAATAATAAACATTCCGAACATTGTTCCTATTTGCGAAAACAATACAATCACAATTGATGCAGGATCTGGTTCTGACACTTATTTGTGGTCAAATGGAGCTTCAACATCCTCCATAACTGTATCCAATCCTGGAGACTTTTCAGTAATCGTTAGCAAGAATTACGGCACTACTTCTTGCTCGAGCACAAAAAACTTTACTGTAAAAAAATCCAACATCGCCACCATAACATCAATCGAAACAAAAGATTGGACAGATAATGAAAACAGTATTACCGCTTACGTGACCGGTGCTGGGGATTATGAATATTCAATTGATGGAATTTATTTTCAAAACAGCAATCAGTTTTTGAATGTTCATAAGGGAGAATATACAGTGGAAGTAAGAGATAAAAATGGTTGTGGAACTGCCACCGATGAAGTTTATCTATTGATGTTTCCAAAATTCTTTACGCCAAATGGTGATGGATACAATGATACCTGGAGTATTCATTTTTCTGATTTGGAAATAGGTTTAACGGTTAAAATATTTGACCGCTATGGTAAATTCATCAAAGAATTGATACAAAATGCCACTTGGAATGGAACTTTTAATGGTCAAGAACTTCCTGCAACTGACTATTGGTTTGTGGTTACCAGAGCCAATGGAAAAGAATATAGAGGACATTTTAGTTTGAAACGATAA
- a CDS encoding T9SS type B sorting domain-containing protein, whose amino-acid sequence MRKNIQFIYFSFIITVFFSIKISSQTIQWQNTIGGNDYDWSDFIELSNDGNYLLGGYSYSNISRDKNENSRGEGDFWLLKIDDISGGLLWQKTIGGNNFDHMTSAKETKDEGYILGGYSSSGISGEKTQSSRGNDDYWVVKLDKNRNIIWDKTYGGSGVDRLTSIIETADGGYLMGGSSDSNISGEKTENSRGSLDMWVIKTDSSGNIMWQKTFGGSNFDWVESIVKTPDGGYILAGSSDSNISGDKNQNSRGGGDYWILKIDSLGAIVWQKTIGGNNGDYAKSIIATSDGNYIIGGDSFSNISGEKTEKTVNNSNDVWLLKLNSNGQILWQKDIGANDTETFADIRMTSDNGFILGIMSYSGISGFKTEVSRGERDYWIVKLDAAGKFEWDKTIGGSSLDQPQSIVQAKDGGYVTVGWSQSDTSGDKTENKSGLQDFWVVKLKLCSNALSTKSNSPICLGETIQLTAIGGANYSWTGPNGFTSIEQNPTILNANLSNDGQYSCSITGTGGCDGIISTKVIINNTMLPAASSPQLFCAEQKATLSTIEISGQNIKWYNSLTAGQILSSTTLIQNDTNYYASQTINGCESSRTLVNVQYTFCETPDESFSTIMYPKFFTPNGDGLNDTWSIHFSDLEVGLTVKIFDRYGKLLKELIQNATWNGMYNGQELPATDYWFVVTRANGKEYRGHFSLKR is encoded by the coding sequence ATGCGAAAAAATATACAATTCATTTATTTCTCTTTTATAATCACAGTCTTTTTTTCTATCAAAATAAGTTCCCAAACTATACAATGGCAAAATACAATTGGAGGTAATGATTATGATTGGAGTGATTTTATAGAATTATCAAATGATGGAAATTATCTTTTAGGAGGATATTCATACTCTAATATTTCAAGAGACAAAAATGAAAACTCAAGAGGCGAAGGAGATTTCTGGCTTCTAAAAATTGATGATATTTCAGGCGGTCTATTATGGCAAAAAACAATTGGTGGCAATAATTTTGATCATATGACATCAGCAAAAGAAACCAAAGATGAGGGATATATACTTGGAGGTTACAGTTCTTCGGGAATATCAGGCGAGAAAACACAGTCTTCAAGAGGTAATGATGATTATTGGGTGGTAAAACTTGATAAAAACAGAAATATTATTTGGGACAAAACTTATGGAGGAAGCGGTGTTGACCGATTAACATCAATAATTGAAACTGCCGATGGCGGTTACCTCATGGGAGGTTCCTCAGATTCAAATATTTCAGGTGAAAAAACGGAGAACTCTCGCGGCAGTCTTGATATGTGGGTCATTAAAACCGACTCTTCCGGAAATATAATGTGGCAAAAAACATTTGGAGGCAGTAATTTCGACTGGGTAGAATCAATTGTTAAAACTCCAGACGGAGGCTATATATTAGCGGGATCTTCAGATTCAAATATTTCTGGAGATAAAAACCAAAATTCAAGAGGTGGAGGTGATTATTGGATTTTAAAGATTGATAGTTTAGGGGCTATCGTCTGGCAAAAAACCATTGGTGGTAACAATGGAGATTATGCAAAATCAATTATTGCCACATCTGATGGAAACTACATTATAGGAGGCGACTCTTTTTCTAATATTTCTGGTGAAAAAACTGAAAAAACAGTGAATAACTCTAATGATGTTTGGCTACTAAAATTAAATAGCAATGGACAAATTCTATGGCAAAAAGACATTGGAGCAAATGACACTGAAACTTTTGCTGATATTCGAATGACCTCAGACAACGGTTTTATACTTGGCATCATGTCCTATTCAGGAATTTCAGGTTTTAAAACCGAAGTATCAAGAGGAGAACGGGATTATTGGATAGTGAAACTTGATGCCGCAGGTAAATTTGAATGGGACAAAACTATAGGAGGATCCAGCCTTGACCAACCCCAATCTATTGTTCAAGCTAAAGATGGAGGTTATGTAACAGTAGGCTGGTCACAGTCTGATACATCAGGTGATAAAACAGAAAACAAAAGCGGATTGCAAGACTTTTGGGTTGTAAAACTTAAATTATGTTCTAATGCCCTATCGACTAAAAGTAATTCACCTATTTGTTTGGGAGAAACGATACAACTAACAGCAATTGGTGGTGCCAATTATTCATGGACTGGACCAAATGGATTTACTTCCATAGAACAAAATCCAACAATTTTAAATGCAAATCTATCTAATGATGGCCAATATAGTTGCAGTATTACAGGAACTGGTGGTTGCGATGGTATAATTTCTACAAAAGTCATTATTAATAATACTATGTTACCTGCAGCTTCTTCTCCTCAATTATTTTGTGCAGAACAGAAAGCAACTTTAAGTACTATAGAAATTTCAGGGCAAAATATAAAATGGTATAATTCATTAACAGCTGGTCAAATTTTATCAAGTACTACACTAATTCAAAATGACACCAATTATTATGCATCACAAACCATAAATGGTTGCGAAAGCAGCAGAACTTTAGTAAATGTCCAATATACATTTTGTGAAACTCCAGATGAAAGTTTTTCAACAATAATGTATCCTAAATTCTTCACTCCAAACGGAGATGGATTAAACGATACCTGGAGTATTCATTTTTCTGATTTGGAAGTAGGTTTAACGGTTAAAATATTTGACCGCTATGGTAAACTCCTCAAAGAATTGATACAAAATGCCACGTGGAACGGAATGTATAATGGACAAGAACTTCCTGCAACAGACTATTGGTTTGTGGTTACCAGAGCGAATGGAAAAGAATATCGAGGTCATTTTAGTTTGAAGCGATAA
- a CDS encoding PfkB family carbohydrate kinase, with amino-acid sequence MKNIIAFGEVLMDCLPDKNVIGGAPFNVAIHLKRFGNQVTFISKIAKDDFGNEIFDFAKNENIEQGISFDKNHPTGFVSVKFIENEPHYTIETEKAWQYIEYVAIDKPVDVFIYGSLALYFEKNQTTFLQYKTENPSAIFVCDLNLRGDFYSETTINFCLSNTTILKVNDDEWMYLKEIFKQSTDDQLLDYLKNSFSIIKIIRTQSKKGALVYWDNTIIQESTQMVSDNLFKDAIGAGDGFLACFLNSYFKENDVQKALKNSLIFAAKICQFSGAIPSNKTIYQ; translated from the coding sequence ATGAAGAATATAATAGCTTTTGGCGAAGTATTAATGGATTGTCTGCCAGACAAAAATGTTATCGGGGGAGCTCCTTTTAATGTAGCCATTCATTTAAAACGTTTTGGGAATCAAGTAACTTTTATTAGTAAAATTGCAAAAGATGATTTTGGTAATGAAATATTTGATTTTGCAAAAAATGAAAATATTGAACAAGGAATTTCTTTCGATAAAAATCATCCTACAGGTTTTGTAAGTGTTAAATTTATTGAAAATGAGCCACATTATACCATTGAAACAGAAAAAGCATGGCAATATATTGAGTATGTTGCCATAGATAAGCCCGTCGATGTTTTTATTTATGGAAGTTTGGCATTGTATTTTGAAAAGAACCAAACCACTTTTTTGCAATACAAAACAGAGAATCCATCAGCTATTTTTGTTTGTGACTTGAATTTGAGAGGAGATTTTTATTCAGAAACTACAATTAATTTTTGTCTTTCAAATACTACTATTTTAAAGGTAAATGATGATGAATGGATGTATCTGAAAGAAATTTTCAAACAATCTACAGACGATCAGCTATTGGATTACTTGAAAAATTCATTTAGTATAATCAAAATTATTCGAACGCAATCTAAAAAAGGGGCATTGGTTTACTGGGACAATACTATTATTCAAGAATCAACCCAAATGGTTTCGGACAATCTATTCAAAGACGCAATTGGAGCAGGAGATGGATTTTTGGCTTGTTTTTTAAATTCTTATTTCAAAGAAAATGATGTGCAAAAGGCATTGAAGAATTCTTTGATTTTTGCAGCCAAGATTTGTCAATTTTCTGGAGCAATCCCAAGCAACAAAACTATTTATCAATAA
- a CDS encoding glycosyl hydrolase family 32: protein MYSGSGFSNWEIGDVDVFIDEKGVHHLFHLIIPNHDYIAHAISKDGLSWKRVKNALWVGEPGEWDDDMLWTMHVSKNFEGEGYEMYYTGLKRRDKGIKQQIGRAVSSDLIHWTKENKYGLPLKSQAPYYENSKNNPREWLSFRDPFKYRFEGEDYLLICARSAVGPTYRRGCIGMAKKESNGFILQKPLHISYVYDDVECPAVVEIKGNHYLLGSIREDIKIRYWFASEFKGEYHAFHDNVLLPQGNYAARIVKEGDHFLIYNFYFVGGNVNTHRVIPPPKQLDVDDNGRLLLKTYHYWETLYQKTISQENFPFPNAILGNPTANLTFFEDNKWQCSCRSGYEVFCFEKPANNFVWEGTLTVEGMGKTGFVIECDGEGTGYYISIDFVNGFVQFRAWGFNEKDVKNNFIFENIQTNQFEILENKQIHFKIIRYGNYYELSINEVVKLTLLDFKYNDGKIGVYVCSAIISLSDSIIHVIPEPENEYATSNPDEL, encoded by the coding sequence TTCTTGGAAAAGAGTGAAAAATGCTTTGTGGGTTGGAGAACCCGGAGAATGGGATGATGATATGTTATGGACAATGCATGTTAGCAAAAATTTTGAAGGAGAAGGATACGAGATGTATTACACAGGGCTAAAACGCAGAGACAAAGGAATTAAGCAACAAATTGGAAGGGCTGTTTCATCAGATTTAATTCATTGGACGAAAGAAAATAAATATGGCCTGCCTCTTAAAAGTCAAGCTCCATATTATGAAAATTCAAAGAATAATCCCCGTGAATGGTTAAGTTTTAGGGATCCTTTTAAATATCGATTTGAAGGAGAAGATTATCTATTGATTTGTGCTCGAAGTGCAGTAGGACCTACTTATCGAAGAGGATGTATAGGTATGGCAAAAAAAGAATCAAATGGCTTCATCCTGCAAAAGCCGTTGCACATTTCTTATGTATACGATGATGTTGAATGTCCCGCTGTGGTCGAAATAAAAGGAAATCATTATTTGTTGGGTTCCATTCGTGAAGATATTAAAATTCGTTATTGGTTTGCTTCAGAATTTAAAGGGGAGTATCATGCTTTTCATGATAATGTATTGTTACCACAAGGTAATTATGCGGCAAGAATTGTAAAAGAAGGAGATCATTTTTTGATATATAATTTTTATTTTGTTGGTGGAAATGTCAATACTCATCGTGTGATACCTCCCCCAAAACAGTTGGATGTTGACGATAATGGTAGGCTTTTATTAAAAACCTATCATTACTGGGAAACGCTGTATCAAAAAACAATTTCCCAAGAAAATTTTCCATTTCCAAACGCTATTTTAGGAAACCCTACGGCAAATTTGACTTTTTTTGAAGATAATAAATGGCAATGCAGCTGTCGAAGTGGTTACGAAGTTTTTTGCTTTGAAAAACCTGCAAATAACTTTGTTTGGGAAGGAACATTGACTGTTGAAGGAATGGGTAAAACCGGTTTTGTAATTGAATGTGATGGAGAAGGAACGGGATATTATATTTCTATTGATTTTGTAAATGGTTTTGTTCAATTTAGAGCTTGGGGATTTAACGAAAAAGACGTGAAAAATAATTTTATTTTTGAAAATATTCAAACAAATCAATTTGAAATTCTAGAAAATAAACAAATCCATTTCAAGATTATTCGTTACGGAAACTATTATGAACTTTCAATCAATGAAGTTGTAAAATTGACTTTATTAGATTTCAAATATAATGATGGAAAGATAGGCGTCTACGTTTGTTCCGCTATTATATCATTAAGCGATTCAATAATTCACGTAATTCCTGAACCAGAAAATGAATATGCAACTTCTAACCCCGACGAATTATGA